One genomic segment of Coffea arabica cultivar ET-39 chromosome 6e, Coffea Arabica ET-39 HiFi, whole genome shotgun sequence includes these proteins:
- the LOC113696822 gene encoding uncharacterized protein codes for MERFNEHIGAVNSCHNDARIQFESFQDQRHSVSNVLRSCGREIDIAYRTRLTAALDVTRFLLKQGLAFRGNDESTSSSNRGNFLELFEWYSQRNTEIFEVVNQNAPANNQLTSPMIQKDLAHACASEITSVIINDIGDNYFSLIVDESRDSSVKEQMGVVLRYVNKEGRVIERFLAIVHVSDTTSLCLKDAIDSLFAQHGLSLSKLRGQGYDGASNMRGEFNGLKALILQENPYAMYIHCFAHQLQLVIVAVAKGNIIVSEFFVYVSMIVNLTGASCKRRDQLRQIEHDKIVTLLDSGDIISGKGKNQETSLARPGDTRWGSHYLTLLRLSSMWASVIGILGNIQDDATTSDNRGMARGLIDRMNDYEFVFALHLMKYLLGITNDLSLVLQQRDQNIVQAMSLIDTMKSQLQDFREEGWQIILDEVNNFCELNMIPVIDMEDSIAIRGNARRSRRGQTITNFHHYRVKIFCEVVDLIIQEMNNRFSEKLLRLADLYPEDFSSNDYLYLESQLRNYIYNVQRDPQFSEVGDLGSLAQQMVKTGKNTVFPLVYRLIQLALVLPVATASVERVFSAMNIVKTDLRNKMGDEWMNDCLVVYIEKDIFATIENEQILQRFQRMKTRRMQLPPLRYSSATTTNTSSVNQ; via the exons ATGGAAAGATTTAATGAACATATTGGAGCTGTGAATAGTTGCCATAATGATGCTAGAATACAGTTTGAAAGTTTTCAAGATCAAAGGCATAGTGTGTCAAATGTGCTACGATCTTGTGGGCGCGAAATAGATATTGCATATCGCACCCGTTTAACTGCTGCTCTGGATGTGACCCGCTTTCTTTTGAAGCAAGGATTGGCTTTTCGTGGAAATGATGAGTCAACTAGTTCTTCAAATAGAGgcaattttcttgaattgtttgAGTGGTATAGCCAGCGAAATACTGAGATTTTTGAGGTTGTAAATCAAAATGCTCCTGCAAATAATCAACTAACTTCTCCAATGATTCAAAAAGATCTGGCACATGCTTGTGCCTCAGAGATCACAAGTGTTATAATCAATGATATTGGAGACAATTATTTTTCCCTAATAGTTGATGAGTCTCGAGACAGTTCAGTGAAAGAGCAAATGGGAGTTGTTTTGAGATATGTGAACAAAGAAGGGCGTGTGATTGAACGTTTCCTTGCAATTGTACATGTGTCTGACACCACATCTCTTTGTTTGAAAGATGCAATTGATTCTTTATTCGCGCAACACGGATTATCATTATCCAAATTGAGAGGTCAAGGATATGATGGAGCTTCAAATATGCGAGGTGAGTTCAATGGTTTGAAGGCCCTTATATTACAAGAAAATCCCTATGCGATGTATATTCACTGTTTTGCTCACCAACTCCAGTTAGTTATTGTTGCTGTTGCTAAGGGAAATATCATTGTCAGTGAATTCTTTGTCTATGTCTCTATGATTGTCAATTTAACTGGAGCATCATGTAAAAGGAGAGATCAATTAAGACAAATAGAACATGATAAGATTGTTACACTTTTAGACAGTGGAGATATTATTAGTGGAAAAggcaaaaatcaagaaactagTTTAGCAAGACCAGGGGATACTCGTTGGGGATCACACTATCTAACATTACTTCGTCTATCCTCTATGTGGGCTTCGGTGATTGGAATATTGGGAAATATACAAGATGATGCCACCACTTCTGACAATAGAGGTATGGCCAGGGGTTTGATTGATAGAATGAATGATTATGAGTTTGTTTTTGCATTGCACCTGATGAAGTATTTATTGGGAATCACAAATGACTTGTCACTTGTTTTGCAACAAAGGGATCAAAATATTGTCCAAGCCATGAGTTTGATTGATACTATGAAATCTCAATTGCAAGACTTTAGGGAAGAGGGATGGCAAATAATTTTAGATGAAGTCAacaatttttgtgagttgaatatGATTCCCGTGATTGATATGGAAGACAGTATAGCAATCCGTGGCAATGCCAGGCGCAGTCGCAGAGGTCAAACCATCACTAATTTTCATCATTATCGCGTGAAAATTTTTTGTGAG GTTGTTGATTTAATTATACAAGAGATGAATAATCGTTTCTCGGAA AAACTACTCCGTCTTGCTGATTTATATCCTGAAGACTTCTCAAGTAACGATTATTTATATCTTGAGTCTCAACTTcgaaattatatttataatgtGCAACGCGATCCTCAATTTTCAGAAGTTGGAGATTTGGGAAGTCTTGCTCAACAAATGGTTAAAACTGGTAAAAATACAGTTTTTCCATTGGTTTATCGTCTGATCCAGTTGGCATTAGTTCTACCAGTTGCGACTGCTTCTGTTGAAAGAGTATTTTCTGCAATGAATATTGTCAAGACTGATTTGCGCAACAAAATGGGAGACGAGTGGATGAATGACTGTCTGGTTGTATACATCGAGAAGGATATTTTTGCAACAATTGAAAATGAGCAAATATTGCAGCGTTTTCAACGGATGAAGACTCGCAGAATGCAATTGCCTCCTCTTCGTTATTCGAGTGCAACAACTACCAATACTTCAAGTGTTAATCAATAA